The Haloterrigena turkmenica DSM 5511 genome includes the window CCGTTTCGCCGCGTTAGCCAGTGGTATCGACGACCGATAGTGACTCCGTGTGAGAAAGAGTGACCGAGTGACATGAGTCGGCCACGCGTCCTCTGTGTCAGCAGCGATCGATCCACGCGTGCGTCCGTCACGCTCGCGTTGACCGACGCGCCGGTCAACGTCGTCATCGCCCAACAGACGGACGAAGCCGTCGATCGACTCGAGCGGGGATCGATCGACGCCGTCGTCATCGACGCGAGCACGGTCGCGAACGTGCCCCGTCTGGTCGACGCCGTCGAATCGGAGGCGCCGTCGACGCCGACGTTCGTCCACTGGGGCGACGACGAGAGCGACGCGTCCGTCGCCGTCTTGAGCGAGGTGGTCGCTCGGACCGACGAGACCGACCGGCCCGATCGCCTCGCCGAGACGATCACCGAACGCGTCGGCGCCGACTCGCGAACCGCGCCCGACGACCTCGAGACGGCCGAGACCGCCTCCGAAACGGGCGGCGACCTCGCGTCGCTTCCCGACGACATCGCGGCGATCGTCTCCGCGGTCAGGCGGCGGCTGGTCGACGTCACCTCCCCCGTCGACGTCGAGCGAATCCTCCGCGAGGAGTTCACGGCGACCGCCCGCTACGCGTTCGCCTGGGTCGGCGAGTACGATCAGGGCGAAGGGGAGATCGTCCCCTGGCTGACCGATCCCGACAGCATGGAGTGGCCGATGCAACGCACCTTCGGGATCGGCGACGGCGACCAGCCGCTTCTCGAGCGAGCGATCCGAACGGACGAGTTCCAGAGCCACCAGCACGTCGCCGAGCGGCGCGGCGCGGTTCCGTTCGGCGAGCACGCCGTCGATCGCGGCGTCCGCGCCGCCGCCGTCGCCCCCCTCGCCTCGGGCGACGAGCGGTACGGGGTGTTCGTCGTCTACGCGCTCGAGACGCTCTCGGAGGCCGAACGGACGGGAATCGAGATGGTCGCCGAGACGGCCTCCCACGTCCTCGAGACGATCGCGATTCGGGGCCAGCTCGAACAACAGGAGCGGGCGCTCCAGCGGTACGAACGACTCGTCGAGACGGCCGGCGACGGGATGTACGTCTTCGACGAGCAGGGTCACTTCATGACCGTTAACGACGCGCTGACGGAGATGACCGGCTACAGCCGCGAGGGGCTACTCGGCGAGCACGCCTCGATCGTCTTCGACGAGGCCGACGTCGAGGCCGGCCGAGAGATGATCCGCTCGCTGCTCTCCAGCGGCGACAGTACGGACACGGTCGAACTCACTCTCGAGACGAAAGCCGGCGAGCGAATTCCTTGCGAGGCCCAGATCGCCGTCCTCGTCCGCGACGAGGAGTTCGTGGGCTCGGTCGGCGTCGTCCGCGATATCACCGAACGAAAGCGCAGCGAGCGAAAACTCCGCGAGCAGAACGAGCGGCTGGACGCCTTCGCGCGGATCGTCAGTCACGACCTGCGCAATCCGCTCGGCGTCGCACAGGGCTATCTCGACTTGCTCGAGGAGACCGAGTCGCTCGAGTACGCCGACAACATTAGTGACGGACTCGACCGGATGGAGGCGATCATCGAGGACGTTCTGGCAATTGCGCGCGACGGGGAGTGGGCGAGCGATCACGAACCCGTCGACCTCGAGTCGGTCGCTGACGACGCCTGGGAGTACGTCTCGACGGCCGACGCGACGCTTTCGGTCGCGGAGACGACAGCGATCGAGGCCGACCGGTCGCGGCTGCTGCGCTTACTCGAGAACCTCTTCCGGAATTCGATCGAGCACGGCGGCGGGGACGTCGCCGTTCGCGTCGGCACTCTCGAGTCCGAGGGCGGCGCCGGTTGCGGGTTTTTCGTCGCGGACGACGGGACGGGGTTACCCGAGGAAATCAGCGACGACCTGTTCGATCCGTCGGTCTCGACGTCCGCCGATGGGCTCGGGATCGGGCTCTGGGTCGTCAGAGAAGTCGCTACTGGACACGGCTGGTCGATTACCACGACCGAAAGCGTCGACGGGGGGCTCGGTTCGAGTTCGAGTTCGACGAAGGCGATTAGTGCTCCGACTGCAGGTCCTGAAACGCACCGACGAAGTCGTCGTGGGACGACATTCCGGAGACGGTCTCGTCGACGCGGGCCTCGAGTTCCGCGACGCGGTCACAGAGGTCCTGATACTCCTCGTTGTTCGCGAGTTCCCGATCGGCCTTCTCGGATTCCAGCAGCGCCTTCTTCGAGACGAGCGCGTAGTACTCCTGGATGTCCGATTCGTACTCCGTTCGGTCGGCGACGTCGTCGACGATCTCGATCAGTTCGTCCTTCGAGACCGGTTTGACGAGGTAATCGTCGAATCCCATTTCGATGATATCGAAGTCGGGATCGACTGCCGTCACCATCACCACCCGGGACTCGTAGCCGGCGTCCCTGATTCGCTCGAGCACCTCGTCGCCCGAAAGACCCGGCATTCGGCGGTCCAACAGGACGACTTCGACGGAGTCGGACATCTTCTCGAGGGCCTCTTCGCCGTCGTAGGCCGTGTCGACGGTCCACTCGCTCTGGAGCCACGCGGCGAACAGATCCGCGAGGCGCGCCTCGTCGTCGACGACGAGGATCTCGAGACCGTCACTCATCGGGAGCCCCCTCCGTTCTCTGCATCGTTACAGCCACGGATCACCAATGGTACCTCTTCGTGATAAATCTCGCGACCAGATGTCAGAATTTGGACTGGTTGGCAGATCAACTACCACCTCTTTCGTTCGTATATATGCTGATCGATACGGGGATCTCTTCCCTAAAACTTAGAAAAATAAACAATTATGGTCGGACGGGGCGGACATCACACTGATATGAGGACGGTGGAACTCGTCCGCGATCGGCTTACTTCCCTTCGAACTCCGGCTCTTCGTCTTCCATGAAGGCCGTGATTCCCTCCATGAGGTCGTCGGTCGCCATCAGCTGGCCGAACGCGGAGGCTTCGTACTCGAGACCGGCGTCGGTGTCGTCGCGGCCGGCGAGCATCGCTCGCTTGGCGAATTTCTGGGCGATCGGCGGGCCGCCCGCGAGGTCGGTCGCCAACTCGAGCGCGCGCTCGGTGAGGTCGTCGTTGTCGACGACCTCGTTGACGAAGCCGTAGTCGGCCATCGTCTCCGCGTCGAACCGCTCGGCGGTGAGGATGATCTCCTTCGCACGGCCTTCGCCGACGATGTGTTTGAGCCGCTGCGTGCCGCCCCAGCCGGGGATGAGGCCGAGGTTCAGTTCGGGCTGGCCGAACTCGGAGCGCTCGCTGGCGACACGGAGGTCTGCGCAAGTGGCCAGCTCCATCCCGCCGCCGAGACAGAAGCCGTCGATTCCGGCCACGACG containing:
- a CDS encoding HalX domain-containing protein yields the protein MSDGLEILVVDDEARLADLFAAWLQSEWTVDTAYDGEEALEKMSDSVEVVLLDRRMPGLSGDEVLERIRDAGYESRVVMVTAVDPDFDIIEMGFDDYLVKPVSKDELIEIVDDVADRTEYESDIQEYYALVSKKALLESEKADRELANNEEYQDLCDRVAELEARVDETVSGMSSHDDFVGAFQDLQSEH